A segment of the Gossypium hirsutum isolate 1008001.06 chromosome D10, Gossypium_hirsutum_v2.1, whole genome shotgun sequence genome:
atatgaacaatttaaagctctaattccatgctaaatcatcatataattccagcacatattcatagcaactttcaaattctttcatagaatcaaaaactaatgaattcaacaagtgggcctagttgtaaaagtcacaaaaatacaaaaatttcaagaaataatcaagaattgaacttacttgcagtaaaaatatgaaaaaaccaGCTTGaggaaacccttctatggtgtgtttgctgatgagaatgcagaaaaataaagagatctctagataattccactttggtcctaactttattaagtaaattttgcaatattccaatttcacccttaattctccttactttgttgctgatttcctgcctttgccgtccagcccaaatagaccttgggtttattttccttttaagccctcttccttttatcatttaagctatttaatcatttcccacaattttgcatttattacaatttagtcctttttgttcaattaattatcagaactttaaaatttcttaacaaaaatttaatactaactttttaacactccataaatatttataaaaatatttatggctcgatttaaaatctttgaggtctcgatacctcgtttttttattctaattattgtaatatttatttctagtgcactattcgctatttcaaaaattttcctaattccacatttaacttatactcactaaattaataatattttctactcatttttcgaatttagtgatctcaaatcaccgtttcgacacctctgaaaattcaggcccttacatttttcctcgtcggatttgtggtcccaaaaccactgttccgactagatccaaaatcaggctgttacaaataCATGCTTATCTCTCGAAGTTAGTCGATCGCGAGCAAAGGATGTTCTGAAATAGTGCCTTTTCATCGATTAATTCATGAGCATTCTCGTCcctttattcttctatttatattgcattttattgttttattaattcaatGTTTATATAAATCATGGAATGTATTTTGGGCTTCATACTTATTTTGAATGACTTGATTATTTCgttaattaattgatttaataaatagtaaccaaaaattgagtttttatttGAAAGTACTTAATATATTAGGAAGTGACACCCATAGTAGAAGATCTAGACAAGTGAGACCGGGAGGGTATCCTGTTGAGTAGAACTTGTACCAAGTAGTGAGACCGAAAGGGTATCCGTATGCTTAGGTAAGACCGAAAGGGCATCTTAGGTGGTAATTCTTTGTGAAGATGAAACTGAGAGGGTATTCTTAGCTAAGGgtagtaaatacttaattaaagGTTAttgtttacttaattaataattaggGTTAAAATTGATTCTTGGCTGAGAGGGCTCATGTTGTTGAAACTAGGAATAAGAGAAACGAATAATTAACTTAGGGTTAGTTTTAGTTTTCGGttaaaataattagttaattttattattgttttggatTTACACTACTAATTTGTAACTCGACTAGATTAGTACTTAATTTctgaaattaatttaatagtgatttttccaatcaataatccattgggtacgatcctcggaatacttaataagtgtttcgttgtaaacaaAACTATATTGCAATTTCACATGTTCACCTGTAGATACTGCACTTAActctatatattttatttgcatGATTTTTAGCCGAAACATTCACACGTTGGGCTACGGTCTGTCACACGTTGGGCTACTTTTATAATAGTTGTTGTTAAAACGTTGAAGCATTTGAAAACTCCAATCATTTAAAGTTCGTGActttgaaaacaattattattttaaaaattcataagtacatgttcaatctttaaatatattagatttttaattattttatttaaagtatgaaaagataaaaatattatctTAATAACATTAgttatcattttaaaaaagatatatttgtctttttcttaattaaattgttACTCAATTAACTTGTGACATATAGAGTTACGAGATCGTGGGAGAAAATGGTACAATGTCAAAAAAAAATGAGTTTGAGATCAATGACTTCAATATCAATTTGGTGGAGAATTGGAGAGACCAGACGAAGAtctaaacgaaaaagaaaaaatggaaatattgaatgtcgagagttaaattttttagaaactaaattgataTAAATGTATAAATGTTAACGGTTAAAGTTGTTATCATGTCAATCTCAAAAGCTACCATCGATAGTCGACTAATGATAAAAAATGACAAATTTAAATAGTTAGGTGACTAGTAATATAATTTATCCGAAAATTctactaattatgtatttatattaataaagaaaattcaattacgattttttaatgaaattaaattaatgtgTTGAATGTATTACAAAGACATATtgtattcttaaaaaaaatatttaaattttagagacGATATTATTGAAGGTAATCACAAACTTCGAACATGACCCACAAAATAGATATggagaataaaaaattttaaattaaaaaaatataaataaaatgttaagattatacataatttttttcttaaaaaaaatcatacaataAGACTCATTATTAATCCAAATAATATGAACCTTGCtggaaaacaagaaaaaagagcAACAAACGCGTGAAGCTCATCGCTCCTAAATGGCGCGTAACAAGAGAGAGAAATTTCAGTTGTGTGCCGTTGATCAGTcaagtattttgatgtttttcctTCCCTCGTCGTCTCCGTTGCCTCCAACGGCAAAGCGCATCGTTTTTCTCCTTTAAACTGATTTCCACTTTCCAAAAAAATaattcccaaattttcttttaaaaaatacagTTTTCTGCTTAGAAAAAAAGCACTTTTCTTAATTTCTCGATTCCACCTCTtatttttcaatggatgaatCATCGTTTTTAAATCTTCCAACCAGTCATTTACTCGGCTCAGTTCCCGTAAGCTTCTTaatattctcttcttcttcttttttttccaatttttcgGTTAATTTTacgattttatttcttttttttttcgaattaaattgTTAAGATTCGgcattttttatgtaatttaatttttattttttttcattttggattTCAGTCTGTtataaatgaagaaaagaaatcCTCATATGCAGGTGCTTTTTTCTATTAGTCTTTTAGATTTGTTTTTTTGGAAAAGTTAGTTTAAATTAATTgcgaatttgattttattaattattttatttgaaattttgtagcTCCTGAAGCAAGCATGCAAATTTTTCCTCCAAATAATGGTAGTGGCCGAGGTTATCAAACTCTTGAAGCTCCAGCTGgtatattctattttttaaaattaatttttattgtttttatagaAATCTTAGTTAAATTTATCAATCTTCTTTGTTTCTCACTCTGGAATGTTAGGATTGAAgtgataattcatttttatttcttaatattttaGTGATAGAATTGAAAATCGCCTATATTTGCAACGATTAATGTCTTAGTGAATGATTTTAATAAGCCCAATTTGTTATCGATATTAATTGAAGGAAacagaaactttcaaaatcacagCATCTAAAATTGAAATATTGGAGATTTGATCATTGAACTGAGTGGATCTTCTTATTGGAAGTTACATCTGGTATCTTAGGGAAATTTATTCGAGGAAGATTTATGTTTTCCATGCCTTTAAGTTTGAATGTAGAGAATACTCAATCCTCTGCATTTGCCGTTATTGAATTGTGTGTGTACCTCTTGTAACTAAGGAATATAAACCACTGATTTTGCATTCATGTTCTGAAACACCTTTGGGCTTAGGATATGTGGCTAATTCACTTATGGTAACATTTTAATGCTTTCATTTAGTGTTTCTGAAGGAATGTTAATGTTTGATCATCCCTTTGTCTATCCTATACAGAAAGCTTTGAACAACAACCACCAAACAACTGGAAGGGAGTGTTTAATATCTCATCCTACACACAGTATTTTAATGTGGATACAGATGTTGTAATAAACAGACTGATAAGTTCCTTTCATCCTACAGCTGGAGATTTTTTCAACAAGATCGAGGCTAACCCTGATTTGTGAGTATGCTTCCCCTTCCCCTTTCAATTCTTCCTTTGATGCCATTGTATCATAAAATGAGACATGCAAAGCTGTTTTCTTGGAAGCTTCATCATTCTATTTTTGGAATTGAAAGTTATCCTTGGGAAGAGAAAAGTTTATGGAgttctttgaccttatagaagcaTATTATCTCTAGCAGTATAGTATGGGATAAAAAGTAGGATAGAAAGCAATCAAAGCACCCATTGACCTAGGCATTCTTCCATTTGCAAGAAACAAGCTTTGTGGAAATCAGGACGAGCTAACTAATTTGGTTCATAAACTTAAAAAGTTAGAAAGTCTTAGTTACTTGGTTCTTTATTTTGACATGAATGTAAGAAGCATTGAAGGGAGCATGCTAAAAATGAAAAATGctttatttgtctttattttttgcATATATTAGGTATGGGCTTATCTGGATCACAACTACATTGGTTTTTATGCTTTCTTGCTTTGGAAACTTTGCCACGTACCTTATGCAAAAGCACACTGATGGGACTACTACTTGGAGCTTTGATGTTGGCTATGTAAATGTAGCAGCTTCTGGAATCTATGGTTATGCAATTGCGGTGCCAATGGCATTTTACTTCTTGCTTCAGTATCTGGGTTCAAATGCTAGCCTTATACGATTTTGGTGCATGTGGGGTTATTCTCTCTCCATTTTCATGCCCACTGCGGTAAGTTTGCCATTCAAGTCCAAAAAGCCATCGTCTTGTTAATTTATTCTCTCCTAATTAGAGAACCTTAAATGCTAATTCTGAAGTATTTATGCCCCAAGGATAGCATATTCATTGATGCCTCCGAGGTTTTGTAATTGCCGATCACATCTAGAAAACCTTAAGGTAGTGTTTGGGAACTTGGATTTTAGAATTCGGATTTGGATTTCAAAAGTAATGTAAATTGAGTAGGAAACTATTTAGAAACGTAACATCCATAATAATTTCTCAATTCCATGGATTTGTTAGATACGTATTTAGTAATGAATTTGAAATTCTTAAAATACTTTTAGATTTAACAAATCCATGTTTTAATACCTTTTAGATGTATATTACACTGAATTCCAATTAATTCATCCATAATATATGCGTTTAATTTTTACCATTTACATAATAATGAAATCCAAATCCATGTTCCCAAACAGAGCATGAGTTATATCATGCATTCTTATGAAGCTCAAATTTATTAATCATTCATAATTTCTTTTACAATCATCTGAGCTGTATTTTATGACATATTTGCAGTTCCTATTGCTTATTCCAGTTGAGTTTCTCCGATGGATAATTATACTAATTACTGGTACAGCTTCATCATGCTTTGTTGCTTTGAATTTAAGATCTTATATCGAAGGAGGGAACGATCTTACGATAATAGTGATTGCTGCATTCTTGTTGCAAATGGCCCTTTCAATCTTCATCAAGGTCTGGTTCTTTCCCTAAACCTCACTAAGTCATCATGTATGGTCCAAACTTTGTTGTTGGTTCTCCATTTCCGTGAATTACGCAAAAATGAGGTTAGTTTGAGCGAAATTCCTATCGGAGAAAAGCTTGTGTGTGTGGAATTCCTTGCTCAGCTAGTTTTAGTGATATTGGAACATGTAGCAGAAGTGAGTCCCAGGAGTTAATGTTTTCCAGTGAGGTGTTGCGGTGCCACTAATATGGTTTTGGAGTTGGTTGATCTAATTGACAAAGGTGGTGTTGGCCTACTATTAAGAGACCAACATCATTAGAACAACTAGAAGTAAATgtcaatatgatttttttaagtttGGAAGTACTCTCTCTTGCACTTGCTTATGTAAATATAGGTTGTCACTGTCTTCATTTGTCAACTGTAATTGTTACCTAGCATCATAAAGCAGTTTTTTGTGTCAAATATTTTGGCTCCATTGAAATATAAACAATAAGTAGCGTGACATGACTACGTAGACTATCTCATTTGCCCTAGGAGAACCATGAGCATCAAGGTTCGTAGATCGACTATGAAACTTTGTGCAATAAGTGGAATGCATTAGCTGTTCAGTTTTAGGTCCGGCAATGAGGGTCAGAGATAGGTAAGCAATGATTCTTAAGACTACCAGAGCCTCTTCATTCTTAGTTCTTTATGTAGCCAGATTCTTTGGAACCACAATAGTCCTTTACTAGAAAGGGGGGAGATCGACTTGTCTGTTTGGTTGATccggttaaaattttaaagagaaaaaaCGACTGACTAACCTATTTTAATCACCTTAACCCTTATAACTGATTTGGTTGAACCgactcaataaaaaataattggataggtcaatttgaatttatttttgctcGTTTAATTTAGGATTTAGAGTTTAGTACTTTTTCGTAACTTGCGCagactagaggtgctcatgggctgggCCGGTCCAAAAAAAATtctgcccgtgttctaggcccgagcccggcccgaaatatgggcttgaatTTTTGTCTAGGCCCGACTCGGGAAAAATCTTAAGCCAGGCCCGGCccacttttaaaataaataccaaaaatgtatttta
Coding sequences within it:
- the LOC107935334 gene encoding protein YIPF1 homolog isoform X1, with the translated sequence MDESSFLNLPTSHLLGSVPSVINEEKKSSYAAPEASMQIFPPNNGSGRGYQTLEAPAESFEQQPPNNWKGVFNISSYTQYFNVDTDVVINRLISSFHPTAGDFFNKIEANPDLYGLIWITTTLVFMLSCFGNFATYLMQKHTDGTTTWSFDVGYVNVAASGIYGYAIAVPMAFYFLLQYLGSNASLIRFWCMWGYSLSIFMPTAFLLLIPVEFLRWIIILITGTASSCFVALNLRSYIEGGNDLTIIVIAAFLLQMALSIFIKVWFFP
- the LOC107935334 gene encoding protein YIPF1 homolog isoform X2, which produces MQIFPPNNGSGRGYQTLEAPAESFEQQPPNNWKGVFNISSYTQYFNVDTDVVINRLISSFHPTAGDFFNKIEANPDLYGLIWITTTLVFMLSCFGNFATYLMQKHTDGTTTWSFDVGYVNVAASGIYGYAIAVPMAFYFLLQYLGSNASLIRFWCMWGYSLSIFMPTAFLLLIPVEFLRWIIILITGTASSCFVALNLRSYIEGGNDLTIIVIAAFLLQMALSIFIKVWFFP